In Castor canadensis chromosome 11, mCasCan1.hap1v2, whole genome shotgun sequence, a single genomic region encodes these proteins:
- the Shisa4 gene encoding protein shisa-4, with protein MSPTGLRGVTPLAAIALLVLGAPLALAGKDCLWYLDRNGSWHPGFDCEFLTFCCGTCYQRYCCRDLTLLITERQQKHCLTFSPKTIAGIASAVILFVAVVATTICCFLCSCCYLYRRRQQLQSPFEGQEIPMTGIPVHPVYPYPPDPKAGPAPPQPGFMYPPSGPAPQYPLYPAGPPIYNPAAPPPYMPPQPSYPGA; from the exons ATGTCACCCACGGGGCTTCGTGGGGTCACGCCGCTCGCTGCGATCGCCCTCTTGGTGCTGGGGGCTCCTCTGG CGCTGGCCGGCAAGGACTGCCTGTGGTACCTGGACCGGAATGGCTCCTGGCATCCGGGTTTTGACTGCGAGTTCCTCACCTTCTGCTGTGGGACCTGCTACCAGCGGTACTGCTGCAGGGACCTGACCTTGCTTATCACTGAGAGGCAACAGAAGCACTGCCTGACCTTCAG TCCCAAGACCATAGCAGGCATCGCCTCTGCTGTAATCctctttgttgctgttgttgcaaCCACCATCTGCTGCTTCCTCTGTTCCTGTTGCTACCTGTACCGACGGCGCCAGCAGCTCCAGAGCCCTTTTGAAG GCCAGGAGATTCCAATGACAGGCATCCCAGTGCACCCAGTATACCCATACCCCCCGGACCCCAAAGCTGGCCCTGCACCCCCACAGCCTGGCTTCATGTACCCACCTAGTGGTCCTGCTCCCCAGTATCCACTCTACCCAGCTGGACCCCCGATCTACAATCCTGCGG CTCCTCCCCCCTATATGCCACCACAGCCTTCTTACCCAGGAGCCTGA